GTGGAGGCAATAGTCGAGACTATCCAGCGCGTATCCCAGCTTCTCATGGATCTGCCGGAAATTCAAGAGATGGATATCAATCCCTTGAAGGTCTTTCCCGAGGGCCAGGGTTGCTCGGCAGTGGATTGCAGAATCATTCTCTCGCCAGCACAGAGCGGCCGCTGACAGGTCCCGCAGGGAAATTCTCACCAGGGGGCCATAGCCGGTTTTTTCAGGACATCTTCTCCTGGACTCAGTCGATCTTGCGCAGGATAATATCTTGACCTTTTTTGAGAATTTGAAATGTATCCCCCTGGCGAAAGCCCAGTTTTTCAAGCAGCAGAGCCCTGGTCAGGGTGATGCTGCCACTCTGACCAATGCTCCGTCTGTAGCCCGTGTCCACGGTTCTTGCCGGCTTGCTGCTTTTTTTTCTGGGAAGCATTAAATCCGGAATTTCGCCAAGCTGGCGGAGTCCTCGAATATAGAGGTCCTGAACCTGGCTCTTCATTTTTATGCCGAAGATCCTCTGTATCTCTTCCAGAGATTTCCCTTTTTGGACTTCCATGGCCACTGTTTTGGGATCAACTGGAGGAGGGCCGGCCACTACCATGAATCTGTCCTCCATGGGTAATATGGTACTGTGATTATTAGAAAATAGACGATTAGAAATAAGGAAGGATCAACAATCTCGCCACCATTACCTGGTTTCATTTTACTGACATTTCAGAGAATGTCAATCCTGCGCCGCCTGTAGTTTTCCCATACCCGAGTTATGGCTTCTGAGCTGAACACTCCCTGCTGCGCAGCCTTTCCTGCCGTCACACTAAGACAGCTTTTCTTCTTGACCTTTGTTCTAGGTCAAGATTGGCCGAAAGCCGTTGCCGGCAGCCGAAACGGGCCTCGTAACCGTAACCGTAGCCGAACTCTTCAACGGAGCTGTTACTCTCTCTGCGAGTCTGTGCTAACATAAAGCGACTGGTAAATTGGCAACTTTTTTCTGGTCCGGAGAGATCAGATGTGCTTTGATGTCGTCTTGAAATGGAGAGTTTTGCTGGCTGTCAGCGGCATAATTGTCTTTGTGCTCCTCTCAGGCTGCCACAGTTTACCGCAGCCGCAGTCGACGCCTCCGGCAGAAGAGAGATGGGTGTGCCCGGAGTTTGCTGATCTTCCCATGCGCCAGGATAGAATGGCAGAAGCGATCAGCAACCACTTGAAAGTGTTGGCCTCGGACCCTGATAATGCTCTTGCTTACTATCATCTTGGCTACTGCTGGGGCCGAATTGGAGATCACCAGGAGGAAGTTGTCGCCTATCTGCGGGCAGTTGATCTTGGACTGCAAAGGGAAGATCTCTACTACAATCTCGGCATGGCCTGGGCAGAACTGGGAGCTTACGACCGCGCCGAGCAGGCTCTCGAGAAGGCTGTTGCCATGGCGCCTGACAACGGAGAGAATCATCGCGCCCTGGGCATGGTGTATTTTCGGCAGCATTATTTTGCCGAGGCCGTTGAAGCATGTAGGCGGGCTACTGAACTGGAGCCTGCTGCTCCAGAAAGCTGGCACTGTCTGGCCCTCTCTCTGGCCGCTGCAGGAGAAGTCGAGCAGGCGCGCCGCGCCCTGGAACGGCTGCTGCAGTTGGAAGGCAACTACCCTTTAGAAAAGGCGCTTCGCGATCTGCGGACTCCCGCAGGAGAAAGGCACTGACTTCTACCGCCTGTGACAGGAAGCAATGAACATGGACGATATGGCACACATATTTGCCAGGGTTGAAGAGAAAAAGCAGGACTATGTCCGCTATGGCTTCAGCCGCCTCCAGGACAGCGCCCTCAAAACCTTCTTTGATCTCGCCCAGGAGTTCGATCTGCTGGAGGACCTTTATAGAGTCTGTGTGGTTGTGCCCAAATCATACTTTTCCCTCAGCACAGGGCTCTATCTATTCGACCGCAATAGAGAAAACATGGTGCTGGTCTGCACCAGTGAAAAGGGATTTCTCGGAGAGCCAGACAAGCTGGCTCCAGCCGAGCTGCAACCCCGCGACGAGAGCTTTCTGCAGGACAATTCCCTCTATACCCCCATCCGCGGCAAAGTGGTTTCTGCCAGCAGCGACAGGGAGATGCCCGAGCACGAACTCCTCGGTATGCTGGAGATACAACCAGGCAACCGCTTGTCGGAAAAGGAGAAATTCTACTTTCAAAAATATGCCAATCGCATTGGCTATGCCCTTTCCAATAAATTTCTCAGCCAGCGCAACATAGAGCACCTCAAATTTATTAACGCCCTGGTAGCCGACATTGAGCACAATGTCATAGTGCCAAACATGGTTTATCGGTTGTTCCTGCGTCGGTTGGAGGCAAAGATCAAGAAGAACCAGGAGCTGGAAGGAGTGTTGGCCGAGTTGCTTGCCGGGGCCACTGAAGTAGACCAGGCAAAGCGTCAGAGGGTAATGGCAGAACTGGAAGAGGTGAATCGCGGTTTGAACGAGGAATTTAGCAACATTGACAAGCACTATCGCAATATCAGCCTTTTTCTGGAGAGCCTGTTTCGGAAGAGCCACTTTCAGGAAGGCCGCTTCATTCCCCGCACCAGAAGGTGCAATTTCAAAAAGGAGATCATAGACCCGCAGCTGGAACGTTTTGAAAGCCGTTTTCAGGCCAGGGGCATCACCATCGACAGTCAACCCGGCGGGGTGCCGGATGAGGCCATCGAGGCCGTTGTGGATGTGGGCCTCATTTCCCAGGTGTTTGCCAATTTGCTCTCCAACGCCCTGAAGTACACCAGAACCGTGCAGGACAAGGACGGCAAAGCAAGAAAGTTCATTACATTTGGTCGTGAGATTCTCAAAGACTACTTTGGGCCAGGTAAAGACGGCATAAAGTTCAATGTCTTCAGCAGCGGACCGCACATCAGCCCGGAAGAGCGTGAGCGCGTGTTCGAGGAGGGCTACCGCGGCAGCGACTCGGGTGGAGAGCCGGGTACAGGTCATGGCCTCAGTTTTGTGAAGAAGGTTGTGGAAATCCACGGCGGAGTCGCCGGGTACGAACCACAAGAATTGGGAAACAATTTCTATATCATCCTGCCAAAGTAAAGCTTCCTCGAGATCTATTCCCACATGAAGGAGAAGAAATGGA
This genomic interval from Deltaproteobacteria bacterium contains the following:
- a CDS encoding sensor histidine kinase, giving the protein MDDMAHIFARVEEKKQDYVRYGFSRLQDSALKTFFDLAQEFDLLEDLYRVCVVVPKSYFSLSTGLYLFDRNRENMVLVCTSEKGFLGEPDKLAPAELQPRDESFLQDNSLYTPIRGKVVSASSDREMPEHELLGMLEIQPGNRLSEKEKFYFQKYANRIGYALSNKFLSQRNIEHLKFINALVADIEHNVIVPNMVYRLFLRRLEAKIKKNQELEGVLAELLAGATEVDQAKRQRVMAELEEVNRGLNEEFSNIDKHYRNISLFLESLFRKSHFQEGRFIPRTRRCNFKKEIIDPQLERFESRFQARGITIDSQPGGVPDEAIEAVVDVGLISQVFANLLSNALKYTRTVQDKDGKARKFITFGREILKDYFGPGKDGIKFNVFSSGPHISPEERERVFEEGYRGSDSGGEPGTGHGLSFVKKVVEIHGGVAGYEPQELGNNFYIILPK
- a CDS encoding tetratricopeptide repeat protein; protein product: MCFDVVLKWRVLLAVSGIIVFVLLSGCHSLPQPQSTPPAEERWVCPEFADLPMRQDRMAEAISNHLKVLASDPDNALAYYHLGYCWGRIGDHQEEVVAYLRAVDLGLQREDLYYNLGMAWAELGAYDRAEQALEKAVAMAPDNGENHRALGMVYFRQHYFAEAVEACRRATELEPAAPESWHCLALSLAAAGEVEQARRALERLLQLEGNYPLEKALRDLRTPAGERH